A single window of Nicotiana sylvestris chromosome 5, ASM39365v2, whole genome shotgun sequence DNA harbors:
- the LOC104232285 gene encoding phosphoinositide phospholipase C 6-like isoform X2 has translation MGSYNYYKVLGCFNRKFKISETGPPPDVRDAFSLYAEKGTHMTADQLARFLVEYQGEKGCTINDAQQIIQQVFNRRHHLTKYTRHASSLELEDFFYYLFQDDLNGPIISQVHHDMNAPLQHYFIYTGHNSYLTGNQLSSDCSEIPIIRALERGVRGIELDLWPNSAKDNVHVLHGRTLTTPVTLLTCLKSIRDHAFIKSPYPVIITLEDHLTPDLQAKVAEMVIQVFGETLYYPQSECLEEFPSPEELKHRIILSTKPPKEYLESKHQRDRESASPVKKDSVEGDILIKETSEVTTEGHEADDRSPTDQYDGDGDTSNYQSSQQGAPQYKRLTAIHAGKAKCDLEHALIVEELKHQTVLATKPSREDLDLKHPRDKENASPVRKDSVEMNFLVKETSETTVEEHEADERTVMDQDNKDSDPSNHPSSQLGAPQYKRMVAMHAGKANHDLKHVQIPEELKNGTPLSPMPAKEYVESKYQRDRESASPVRKDSVEKDLMVKITSEIRAKHETHERSDTDQDDLGRDPNCRSSQQGAPQYKRMVAMHAGKAECRLRHSPTPQEIKNHSDRESASSVREDIVPEDFLIKENSDIIEEEHETDERSDTDQDDEDNDTSSNQSSQLEAPQYKRLIAIHAGKAKHGVKRALTDKIVKFNRLSLDEQALEKAATNYGKDLVRFTQRNILRVFPKGTRVTSSNFKPMTGWMHGAQMVAFNMQGYGKSLWIMHGMFRSNGGCGYVKKPVFLMERGPRNEVFDPKVTSPVKKTLWVRVYLGDGWRMDFSHTHFDTFSPPDFYTKECQQMLQRERRG, from the exons ATGGGGAGTTACAATTATTACAAAGTGCTGGGGTGTTTTAACAGGAAGTTCAAGATCAGCGAGACAGGGCCACCGCCGGACGTTAGGGATGCATTTTCCTTATACGCAGAAAAAGGGACACACATGACTGCAGATCAATTGGCTCGTTTTTTGGTGGAGTACCAGGGTGAGAAAGGCTGCACCATTAATGATGCTCAACAAATTATACAGCAAGTTTTCAATCGCCGCCATCATCTCACAAAGTATACTCGCCATGCATCTTCTCTTGAACTTGAAgatttcttttattatttattcCAGGATGATCTCAATGGTCCCATCATATCTCAG GTACATCATGATATGAATGCTCCGTTGCAACATTATTTCATTTATACAGGTCACAACTCCTACCTAACAGGAAACCAACTAAGCAGCGATTGTAGTGAAATTCCAATCATCAGAGCACTGGAAAGAGGAGtgcgaggaatagaactagatttATGGCCGAATTCAGCAAAAGATAATGTGCATGTTCTTCATGGAAG GACCCTGACCACGCCCGTGACGCTCCTTACATGCTTAAAGTCCATACGGGACCATGCATTTATTAAATCTCCTTACCCTGTCATAATTACATTAGAAGACCACTTGACCCCAGACCTTCAAGCTAAAGTTGCAGAG ATGGTTATCCAAGTCTTTGGGGAGACGCTGTATTATCCTCAGTCAGAATGCTTAGAGGAATTTCCTTCACCTGAAGAGCTTAAGCATCGGATTATTCTTTCTACCAAACCACCGAAAGAGTATCTTGAGTCGAAGCATCAAAGAGACAGAGAAAGTGCATCTCCTGTGAAGAAAGATTCAGTTGAAGGGGACATTTTGATCAAGGAAACTTCAGAAGTTACAACAGAAGGTCATGAAGCTGATGATAGG AGTCCGACTGATCAATATGATGGAGACGGTGATACCTCCAACTACCAATCATCCCAGCAGGGAGCACCTCAGTACAAACGTCTGACAGCAATTCATGCAGGGAAGGCCAAATGTGACTTGGAGCATGCACTCATAGTAGAAGAGCTTAAGCATCAAACAGTTCTTGCTACCAAACCATCCCGAGAAGATCTTGATCTGAAGCATCCCAGAGACAAAGAAAATGCATCTCCAGTGAGGAAAGATTCAGTTGAAATGAACTTTTTGGTCAAGGAGACTTCAGAAActacagtagaagaacatgaaGCTGATGAGAGG ACAGTTATGGATCAAGATAACAAAGACAGTGATCCCTCAAACCATCCATCCTCTCAGCTAGGAGCACCTCAGTACAAGCGCATGGTAGCGATGCATGCTGGGAAGGCAAATCATGACTTGAAGCATGTTCAAATACCCGAAGAGCTTAAGAATGGGACTCCTCTTTCTCCCATGCCGGCCAAAGAGTATGTTGAGTCAAAGTACCAGAGAGACAGAGAAAGTGCATCACCAGTGAGAAAAGATTCAGTTGAAAAGGACCTTATGGTCAAGATTACTTCAGAAATTAGAGCAAAACATGAAACTCATGAGAGG AGTGATACTGATCAAGATGACCTAGGTAGAGATCCCAACTGTCGGTCATCCCAGCAAGGAGCACCTCAGTATAAACGCATGGTAGCAATGCATGCCGGGAAGGCTGAATGTCGGTTGAGGCATTCACCAACACCTCAAGAGATTAAGAATCACAGTGATAGAGAAAGTGCATCTTCTGTGAGGGAAGATATAGTTCCAGAGGACTTTCTGATAAAGGAGAACTCAGATATCATAGAAGAAGAACATGAAACTGATGAGAGG AGTGATACTGATCAAGACGATGAAGATAATGATACCTCCAGCAACCAATCATCCCAGCTAGAAGCACCTCAGTACAAGCGTCTGATAGCAATTCATGCTGGGAAGGCAAAACATGGGGTGAAGCGTGCACTAACAGATAAAATCGTTAAATTCAATCGTCTTAGTTTGGATGAACAAGCACTTGAAAAAGCTGCAACAAATTATGGAAAGGATTTGGTCAG GTTCACTCAAAGGAATATACTGAGGGTGTTTCCCAAGGGAACACGAGTTACCTCCTCAAATTTTAAGCCTATGACTGGCTGGATGCATGGAGCTCAAATGGTTGCATTTAACATGCAG GGATATGGGAAATCACTCTGGATTATGCATGGGATGTTTAGGTCTAATGGAGGATGTGGCTATGTAAAAAAGCCCGTTTTTCTCATGGAAAGAGGACCACGTAATGAAGTATTTGATCCCAAAGTAACATCGCCGGTGAAGAAAACTTTATGG GTTAGAGTATACTTGGGAGATGGATGGCGCATGGATTTCAGCCATACGCACTTTGATACCTTTTCTCCCCCAGACTTCTACACGAAG GAGTGCCAGCAGATGCTGCAAAGAGAAAGACGAGGATAA
- the LOC104232285 gene encoding phosphoinositide phospholipase C 6-like isoform X1, whose protein sequence is MGSYNYYKVLGCFNRKFKISETGPPPDVRDAFSLYAEKGTHMTADQLARFLVEYQGEKGCTINDAQQIIQQVFNRRHHLTKYTRHASSLELEDFFYYLFQDDLNGPIISQVHHDMNAPLQHYFIYTGHNSYLTGNQLSSDCSEIPIIRALERGVRGIELDLWPNSAKDNVHVLHGRTLTTPVTLLTCLKSIRDHAFIKSPYPVIITLEDHLTPDLQAKVAEMVIQVFGETLYYPQSECLEEFPSPEELKHRIILSTKPPKEYLESKHQRDRESASPVKKDSVEGDILIKETSEVTTEGHEADDRSPTDQYDGDGDTSNYQSSQQGAPQYKRLTAIHAGKAKCDLEHALIVEELKHQTVLATKPSREDLDLKHPRDKENASPVRKDSVEMNFLVKETSETTVEEHEADERTVMDQDNKDSDPSNHPSSQLGAPQYKRMVAMHAGKANHDLKHVQIPEELKNGTPLSPMPAKEYVESKYQRDRESASPVRKDSVEKDLMVKITSEIRAKHETHERSDTDQDDLGRDPNCRSSQQGAPQYKRMVAMHAGKAECRLRHSPTPQEIKNHSDRESASSVREDIVPEDFLIKENSDIIEEEHETDERSDTDQDDEDNDTSSNQSSQLEAPQYKRLIAIHAGKAKHGVKRALTDKIVKFNRLSLDEQALEKAATNYGKDLVRFTQRNILRVFPKGTRVTSSNFKPMTGWMHGAQMVAFNMQGYGKSLWIMHGMFRSNGGCGYVKKPVFLMERGPRNEVFDPKVTSPVKKTLWVRVYLGDGWRMDFSHTHFDTFSPPDFYTKLYIIGVPADAAKRKTRIIEDDWGPIWGEEFKFPLTVPELALLRIEVREYDMSDKDDFGGQTCLPVSELRPGIRAVPLYDKKGEKLKSVRLLMQFQFI, encoded by the exons ATGGGGAGTTACAATTATTACAAAGTGCTGGGGTGTTTTAACAGGAAGTTCAAGATCAGCGAGACAGGGCCACCGCCGGACGTTAGGGATGCATTTTCCTTATACGCAGAAAAAGGGACACACATGACTGCAGATCAATTGGCTCGTTTTTTGGTGGAGTACCAGGGTGAGAAAGGCTGCACCATTAATGATGCTCAACAAATTATACAGCAAGTTTTCAATCGCCGCCATCATCTCACAAAGTATACTCGCCATGCATCTTCTCTTGAACTTGAAgatttcttttattatttattcCAGGATGATCTCAATGGTCCCATCATATCTCAG GTACATCATGATATGAATGCTCCGTTGCAACATTATTTCATTTATACAGGTCACAACTCCTACCTAACAGGAAACCAACTAAGCAGCGATTGTAGTGAAATTCCAATCATCAGAGCACTGGAAAGAGGAGtgcgaggaatagaactagatttATGGCCGAATTCAGCAAAAGATAATGTGCATGTTCTTCATGGAAG GACCCTGACCACGCCCGTGACGCTCCTTACATGCTTAAAGTCCATACGGGACCATGCATTTATTAAATCTCCTTACCCTGTCATAATTACATTAGAAGACCACTTGACCCCAGACCTTCAAGCTAAAGTTGCAGAG ATGGTTATCCAAGTCTTTGGGGAGACGCTGTATTATCCTCAGTCAGAATGCTTAGAGGAATTTCCTTCACCTGAAGAGCTTAAGCATCGGATTATTCTTTCTACCAAACCACCGAAAGAGTATCTTGAGTCGAAGCATCAAAGAGACAGAGAAAGTGCATCTCCTGTGAAGAAAGATTCAGTTGAAGGGGACATTTTGATCAAGGAAACTTCAGAAGTTACAACAGAAGGTCATGAAGCTGATGATAGG AGTCCGACTGATCAATATGATGGAGACGGTGATACCTCCAACTACCAATCATCCCAGCAGGGAGCACCTCAGTACAAACGTCTGACAGCAATTCATGCAGGGAAGGCCAAATGTGACTTGGAGCATGCACTCATAGTAGAAGAGCTTAAGCATCAAACAGTTCTTGCTACCAAACCATCCCGAGAAGATCTTGATCTGAAGCATCCCAGAGACAAAGAAAATGCATCTCCAGTGAGGAAAGATTCAGTTGAAATGAACTTTTTGGTCAAGGAGACTTCAGAAActacagtagaagaacatgaaGCTGATGAGAGG ACAGTTATGGATCAAGATAACAAAGACAGTGATCCCTCAAACCATCCATCCTCTCAGCTAGGAGCACCTCAGTACAAGCGCATGGTAGCGATGCATGCTGGGAAGGCAAATCATGACTTGAAGCATGTTCAAATACCCGAAGAGCTTAAGAATGGGACTCCTCTTTCTCCCATGCCGGCCAAAGAGTATGTTGAGTCAAAGTACCAGAGAGACAGAGAAAGTGCATCACCAGTGAGAAAAGATTCAGTTGAAAAGGACCTTATGGTCAAGATTACTTCAGAAATTAGAGCAAAACATGAAACTCATGAGAGG AGTGATACTGATCAAGATGACCTAGGTAGAGATCCCAACTGTCGGTCATCCCAGCAAGGAGCACCTCAGTATAAACGCATGGTAGCAATGCATGCCGGGAAGGCTGAATGTCGGTTGAGGCATTCACCAACACCTCAAGAGATTAAGAATCACAGTGATAGAGAAAGTGCATCTTCTGTGAGGGAAGATATAGTTCCAGAGGACTTTCTGATAAAGGAGAACTCAGATATCATAGAAGAAGAACATGAAACTGATGAGAGG AGTGATACTGATCAAGACGATGAAGATAATGATACCTCCAGCAACCAATCATCCCAGCTAGAAGCACCTCAGTACAAGCGTCTGATAGCAATTCATGCTGGGAAGGCAAAACATGGGGTGAAGCGTGCACTAACAGATAAAATCGTTAAATTCAATCGTCTTAGTTTGGATGAACAAGCACTTGAAAAAGCTGCAACAAATTATGGAAAGGATTTGGTCAG GTTCACTCAAAGGAATATACTGAGGGTGTTTCCCAAGGGAACACGAGTTACCTCCTCAAATTTTAAGCCTATGACTGGCTGGATGCATGGAGCTCAAATGGTTGCATTTAACATGCAG GGATATGGGAAATCACTCTGGATTATGCATGGGATGTTTAGGTCTAATGGAGGATGTGGCTATGTAAAAAAGCCCGTTTTTCTCATGGAAAGAGGACCACGTAATGAAGTATTTGATCCCAAAGTAACATCGCCGGTGAAGAAAACTTTATGG GTTAGAGTATACTTGGGAGATGGATGGCGCATGGATTTCAGCCATACGCACTTTGATACCTTTTCTCCCCCAGACTTCTACACGAAG CTATATATAATAGGAGTGCCAGCAGATGCTGCAAAGAGAAAGACGAGGATAATAGAGGACGATTGGGGTCCCATATGGGGTGAAGAGTTCAAATTCCCTTTGACAGTTCCAGAGCTGGCTTTGCTTCGGATTGAAGTACGAGAATATGACATGTCAGATAAGGATGATTTTGGAGGACAGACATGTTTGCCTGTCTCAGAGTTGAGACCTGGCATCCGAGCAGTCCCTTTATATGACAAGAAGGGGGAAAAACTTAAATCTGTAAGGTTGCTTATGCAATTTCAATTTATTTGA